The region GAGCAGGGCCCAGACCAGCGCCATTCCGACGAGCACCAGAGAGGGCAGCACCACGGCGGCCTCGGCAGTCACAAAACCCCGGTCCCGGTCCCGGCTCCGGCTCCGGCTCCGGCTCCGGCTCCGGTCCCAACTTCGGTGCCAGGTCTGGCTCCGGTCCCGGCCCCAGCCCGCCGTCCCGCGGTCACATCGGGGCATTGAGCGCCCGCCCCACGATGTCCTGCAATTCCGCGCCGACCTGGCCACTCGTCACCACCTTGTAGAGCACCGCAGCGAAAGCCACCGCCGCGAGGACACCCACCGCGTACTCGGAGGTGACCATTCCCGCGTCCCTGCGCACCACCAGACCCAGCAGCCACGCCCGCATCCGTACGCCCACCGTCTTGCACATCTCAACCCCCGTAAGGTTCGAACCTGTTGATCGTCCGTCGTTCAGCTGATCGTCCGTTGCTCAGCCCAAGCCGTAGCCCGTCATCCGCCACCCCCTCCCAGCACCCCGTCCGCCAACCCGATCACCACGGGCAGGACGCCCATCGCGAGGAACGCGGGAAGAAAGCACAGCCCCACGGGCGCGGTGACCATGACGGCTGCCCGACGCGCCCGCGCCGTCGCGGTGCGGCCCCGCTCGGCGCGGGCCTCCATGGCGAGCCGCCCGACCGGCACGGCTGCCGGTACGCCCGACTCGCCCGCCCGTTCCAGCAGCCGCGCCAGCGCCCCCGCGCCCGGGAGCGACGCCAACCTCCGCCACGCCTCGGCCGGTTCGCCCCCGAGCCGTAGCTCCGCCGCGCCCCGCGCGAGCCGCTCCCCCACCGGTCCGCCCAGGGCCTCGCCCACCGCCTGCGCCGCGACCACGGGGTCCGCCCCCGCCGCGATACAGGCCGCGACCAGGTCTGCCGCCAGGGGGAGTTGCCGGGCAGCCAGTTCCGCGTCGAACTCCTCCACCGGCCCCGGTCTGCGCTGCCGCCACCGCCAGGTCCCGAACCCGGCCAGCAGCCCCACCACAACCCCGGCAAGACCGCCGACCAGCACCCAGCCGGCGCACACCGCGCCCGCCACCGGCAGCCACCGCCGCACGATGTCCCGGACCGCGAAGTGCCGCTTCACGGGTGTCCTCTCCAGGGCCAGCAGGTCGGTCAGCCTTCTGCGCGCCCGTCGCTCACGCCGCGCCGCACCGAGC is a window of Streptomyces mirabilis DNA encoding:
- a CDS encoding DUF4244 domain-containing protein, whose protein sequence is MCKTVGVRMRAWLLGLVVRRDAGMVTSEYAVGVLAAVAFAAVLYKVVTSGQVGAELQDIVGRALNAPM
- a CDS encoding type II secretion system F family protein, coding for MNTEVVHRLGALVCGALALGWLPRALGAARRERRARRRLTDLLALERTPVKRHFAVRDIVRRWLPVAGAVCAGWVLVGGLAGVVVGLLAGFGTWRWRQRRPGPVEEFDAELAARQLPLAADLVAACIAAGADPVVAAQAVGEALGGPVGERLARGAAELRLGGEPAEAWRRLASLPGAGALARLLERAGESGVPAAVPVGRLAMEARAERGRTATARARRAAVMVTAPVGLCFLPAFLAMGVLPVVIGLADGVLGGGGG